GGAATGAGTCACTTATTCCAATTAAGCTCCCCCTGCGCAAAGGTATTCAAGGCTTTAGAGTTTTCATCATAAAACAAGAAAACTATGAAGCATTTCAACAGATTCAAACCTTAGCTCAACTTAAAAGTTATCCCACTGGCTCTGGTATATTTTGGTCCACAAGAAATGCCTTAGAACAAGCTGGTTTTGACGTTATTGTTGGTTCAAGTTATGAAGGCTTATTCCATATGCTTGAACGAGGTAGGTTTACTAGTTTTGGCCGCGGTATTAATGAAGTGTCAGATGAACTTGCTATCTATTCTCAATCGTTTCCTGAACTCGTATTAGACGATAATGTACTTCTGCATATTCCGCTGATCACCATTTTTTATGTCTCGCCCAATAACCCTAAATTAGCTGAGCGAATTCAAATCGGCATGGAACGAATAATCGCCAATGGTCAATTCGATCATGCTTTTTATAAGCAATATTGCCATGCACTTGAAAACATCAATTTAGACTCGCGAATTATTTTTAATATCGACAACCCATTGATGGAAAACGAAGAGTTCATTCAAATGCAGCAACAAGGGTTATTGCTATCACCAAAGATGAATTTTGATGAGGTTTGCCAAATTCATAGCCAATAACTTATGAGCTGTTTAAGTTATGAACAATTAACGTAGACCATTGTTTCTAAATTAAATAAAAAAGCCCAACAACTCAGTTGTTGGGCTTTTTTATTTTGCAGACTTTGCAGTTACTTGCCGCGATTTACACGTTACTTCTTAAGCTTGGCAAACGCATTAGCAAACGCATCACCCATTGCCGCATTGGCAGGGGCTTTATTTTGCTTACGTTGACCACTCTTAGCTACTGGTTTATTACCTGCAGGCTTATTCGGCTGGCCTTTATTTGATGAAACAGGCTTGTTACTACTCGCTTTTGCTTGTAATGGCTCATCTAAGCGCATGCTTAATGCAATACGGCGACGTTCAACATCCACTTCCATGACTTTCACTTTAACCACATCACCTGCTTTAACAATCGTGTGTGGATCGCTGACAAACTTGTCTGTCAGTGAAGAGATATGCACTAAACCGTCTTGGTGAACACCAACATCAACGAAGGCACCAAAGTTAGTCACATTAGTCACCACGCCTTCGAGGATCATTTCAAGCTTAAGATCTTTAAGCTCTTCAACGCCTTCTTTAAAGCTGGCGGTTTTAAACTCACCACGGGGATCACGTCCGGGTTTATCAAGCTCAGCCAAAATATCGGTAATGGTTGGTAAACCAAATTCTTCAGTAACAAATTCAGCGGCATTAAGCTGGGTTAACAGATCGCTATTCCCCATGAGTTGCTCAACTGTTTGTTGCTTCGCATTAGCAATCGACTCAACTAGCTTATAAGCTTCAGGGTGAACTGATGAGCCATCTAACGGATTTTTAGCTTGGTGAATACGTAAGAAACCTGCTGCCTGTTCATAGGCTTTAGGGCCTAAACGCGCCACTTTAAGTAGCTGTTTACGTGATTCGAACTGACCGTTTTCATCACGGTAACTGACTACGTTTTTGGCCAAGGTTTTATTTAAACCTGCCACTTGAGCCAGTAATGGGGCAGACGCCATGTTCAAGTCGACACCAACACCGTTTACACAGTCTTCAACTACAGCTTCAAGTGAGCTAGATAACTGGCTTTGGCTAACATCATGCTGATACTGCCCGACACCAATTGATTTAGGTTCAATCTTCACCAGCTCTGCTAGCGGATCTTGTAAACGACGTGCAATTGAAACGGCGCCACGAATAGATACATCAAGATTAGGAAACTCTTCCGATGCTAATTCAGAAGCAGAATAGACTGAAGCACCCGCTTCGCTGACCATAATTTTAGTCAAACTTGGGTGGGTTTCTTTCATAAAGCTAATCACTTCAGCTGCCAACTTATCGGTTTCACGAGAAGCTGTACCATTACCAATAGCAATCAACTCTACCTTATGCATTTTCACAAGATTAGATAAAGTTCGAATTGATTTATCCCACACATTTTGCGGTGCATGAGGGAAGATAGTGGTATGAGTGACAAATTTACCTGTGTTATCCACAATCGCCACTTTTACGCCAGTGCGCAAACCAGGATCAAGCCCCATGGTGGCTTTAGCGCCAGCAGGAGCAGCCATTAACAAGTCACCTAAGTTACGGGCAAACACGTTAATCGCTTCTGCTTCAGCACGTTCACGCATTTGGCTAATAAACTCAGTTTCCATTTGCAGCGCAATTTTAATACGCCATGTTGCTGTCACAACCGTTTTTAACCATTGATCGACATCAGAATCGGTCAATTTAAGATTAAAGTGGTCAGCAATAATCACCACACAATAACTGCTTTGCGCCACTTCCGCTTTAGGGTCGGCGTTCATTGATAAACTCAATACGCCTTCGTTGCGGCCGCGGAGCATGGCTAAAGCCCGATGAGACGGCACTTTAGTGATCGCTTCAGTGTGTTCAAAGTAGTCGCGGAATTTAGCGCCTTCTTTCTCTTTTCCTTTTACCATACGACTTTCAAGCACAGCTTGTTGGCTAAGATGCTTACGTACCTTTTGCAAAAGGTCAGCATTTTCAGCAAATCGCTCCATTAAGATGAAACGTGCGCCGTCTAATACTGCTTTGGAGTCAGCAAAACCAGCTTCTACATTAATAAACTCGCTTGCTTTAGCGTCTAGATTGGCTTGGCGATTAACGAGTAAGAAGTCTGCTAAAGCCAATAAACCCGCTTCAATGGCAATTTGCCCTTTAGTGCGGCGTTTAGGCTTGTAAGGCAGATAAAGATCTTCAAGACGGGTTTTACTGTCGGCACTATTAATCGCCTGCTGTAATTCTGGGGTCAGTTTACCTTGGGTATCAATGCTAGAAAGAATCACTTGTCTTCTTTCAGCCAGTTCACGTAAGTAGCCTAAACGACTATCGAGTGTTCTTAACTGAGCATCATCCAATCCACCTGTCGCCTCTTTACGGTATCGAGCAACAAACGGGACGGTGGAGCCATCATCAAGTAACGCAATGGTATCTGAAACTTGTTGCTCACGGACATTCAATTCCTGAGCGATAATCTGAGCAATACTAAGCATAAAAGGTCTTATTCGGTGTTGAATAACAAATATCGCCCAAAGATAGCATAACCAGCAAAAAACGTTTATTGAGAAAGTAAATTTTTACAGAGTATTTTTAACCTAAGATAGGATGCCAGCTCAGTTTAACGGTAATTTAGCTAGGTCTTTTAGGCATTAGCAAAGCTACACAACTGACTAAATTCTTAAAACAGAACAATCAAAATACAGGTTCGTATCAAATTTTAATTTAACGCTAGTAGACTTACTTATAGCAGGGTTATAAAAAACAATGAGTTATTATGGTTAATGAAAATTAAAAACGAGGAAGTCAATAAACAAAAACCAGTTTATACCCATAAAGAGGTACGTTAATTATTTTTATTTATTTAATTTTCTTTAAAAGAAAAAATGTACTAACAAATAACCGTAAATGATAACTATTACCATATGTAACATTTGATACATTTATTTATATACAAAAAATAAACTTATTTATCGTTAATTCGACTGACATATTCAGATGGGCAACATCCAATATTATTAGAAAAGTGACGACTAAATATTGCCAAGCTTTTAAAACCACATTCATATGCAGTAACTTTTATATTATCTTGGTTTTTCTTTAATACTAATTTTAATCTATTTGCTTTCACTTCTTTAATAATATCTTTGACACAAAGACCCATAGATTTCACTTCTCGCTGCAAGCTTCGTGTCGACATTCCTAATGCAACAGCTAATGTATCAACAGATAACTCTGCAGGAATCATACTCTTAGCAGCGGCATGAATCCTGTCTAAGCTAGTAATCGTTTCAATGCATAATGGCCTAATATCATACTGCTTACCTGGTGTTTTTTGGGCAAAAATTGACAAGTTCTGACAGTTAAATTTAACATTTTCTAATATAGCAACATTGTAACCATAAAAGCCACGCTCAAAAGGTAACTCTATAATTATATTGCAATTTACTTCTTTGTGAAAATTCAGGATTTGCATCACAGAGAGATAAACAAATAGATCATCATACTTAGAAGCACGTTCAATAGGATTTCGCTTAGCCACTAGCCCAATGTAGTCACCCGTATCAAGATTCGCCCAATTTAGATCAGATACTTGGCTGTAAAACACTGTGAAATCAATCAACTTCTGAGCGATATCAACATCATCAGATAAGTCTATTTTAGTAAACTCAGTCACTCTTTTAACAAAATATTTCGCTAAATTAAGAAAGAAATAAGGGTCTTCAATATTATTTTCAATATAATTTAATAACTTGGTTATTATATTTATACCAACCCATTCTGTGTCATCAAAATATTTAAAATGGGCAAATTCCACCGGCAAATGAAAATCAATACTATTACAGTATTCACAAACAAGTTTTGTGTGAATTGCAGGTCTGCATTTATATTTTATCATTTGGGGAACTTTTTAAATAAAGGAACTATTGGAAAATATATTTTAGTTTTTTTTGCTACCTATGATGTAGATTTAGATCACAAATGTCGTTTTTTGATAATCACTATTCTTAGATTTGAAATCCTCTCTTCTTTAAAATACCTCCAATTGATTACTCCATTTTTATTTAAGATTTAATAAGGTCAGGTGACATGATGAACTGGTGTCGAAACTTAATAGCTTCTATCAGTGTAATCCTTTGCTTGTGTTCATTTAATGCCGCAGCAGCGCCATGGGATGACATGACAGGTGAAGAGCTCTCTCAAAAACTCGTTGAGAAATTCGCTGAAGGTAAGTATTCCCCTAAAGGAGCAGACAGCTGCTTAATGTGTCACCAACGCACTGAAGGTGTCGCTGACATCTTTAAAGGCGCACATGGCGACTTAACCAGTAAAGACTCACCAATGGCGGGCCTGCAATGTGAAGCCTGTCATGGTCCTCAAGGCAGTCACAACCGTGGCGGCAAAGAGCCAATGATTCAATTTGGCAAAGACAGCAAGCTAGATGCACCAACCCAGAATACCGTTTGCCAAGGCTGTCATAACGACCCTGAGCAAATGGCATGGCATAGCAGCACCCACAATCTAGAAGAGATTGCCTGTGCTGATTGTCACGTGGTTCACGCTGCTAAAGACCCTGCCTTAGACAAACTCACCGTCAATGACACTTGTACTAGCTGTCATACCCGTGAAAAAGCGGACATGAACAAGCGCTCTGCTCATCCAATGAAATGGGACCAGATGACCTGTATTGATTGTCACTCGCCACATGGTTCTATGTCTGAAAGCGCACTGAACAAACCGACCATTAATGACACTTGTTATAGCTGTCATGCAGAAAAACGTGGCCCGATGCTTTGGGAACATGCACCAGTGACTGAAAACTGTGTGACATGTCATAACCCACACGGCAGCGTTAATGAAGGCATGCTAAACAACCGTGCACCTCAGTTATGTCAGCAATGTCACGCTGACGACGGTCACGCAAGTCGCGTTGTACTACAACCTGGAATGGATGCCTTTGGCGGCGCAAAAAGCTGTTTGAACTGTCATAGCCAAATCCATGGTTCTAACCACCCAGCCGGCAGCTTACTGCAGCGCTAATTAGGAGCCATAACATGAACTTTAAACTGAATTTAATTACTGCTTCTTTATTACTGGCTTCAGCACCTGCAATGGCGGCAAACTTTGCCGTCGGTAATGCCAATACTGAAAACCTTAATCAAGAAAAGTATGAGTGTAAGCGTTGTACTAGCTCAATGGGTTATAGCGGTAGTGTCGATATTTCTGCAGGTTACATCGACAGTGATGATGTGCATGCTGCCAACGCATTCGGAACAGACCAAGATGGTTTTGTTACCGCATTGAGCGGCGATATTGAATACCAAGATGAAAATGGCTACCAAGCACGTGCTCAAGCTCATCAACTGGGATTTGAAAACAGCAGCGCTAGCATTAGTGTTGGCCAAAAAGGTTTATTCAATGTTGATGCGGATTACTCGTTAATCACCACTTATCAGTCTGGCGATGCACAAAGTAATCTTTACTACGACAACGGCATGATGACCTCTGGCGAAACCTATGTCTTCGAGCTTTCACAGCAACGTGAAAAAGTCGGCATCGGCGCAGATTTCAAGCAAGACTTTTACCAAGGTTATGTGCGCTTCGATAGTGAAGATAAAACCGGATATAAAAGCAGTAGCTTAGTGAGCCCAAGTCCAACTAACTTTGGCCAACGTGTTGATTCAACCACTGACTCATTCACCGCAGGCGCTGCATTAACCGGTGACAACTGGTTAACTGAATTGAGCTACTTTGGTAGTCAGTATAAAAACAACACCGAAAACTTAAGCCTACCAACCTATTACGATGTGTACTCGGCCACACCTGATAATGAAGCGCATCAAGTATCGTTGTCTGGTCAATATCAACTTGATCGCACCGTGATGTCAGGCCGCTTCATTTTAGGTCGCATGATCCAAGATGATGACTTAATCCAAGTGGCAGGCAATCCGATTCAAAACTGGGACGGCGAAGTCGACACCACAGATGCGAACTTCCGCATCACTTCAATGCTCAGCAATCGTTTACGCGTTGGCGGTAGTTACGACTACAGCAACCGTGAAAACAACAGCTCAGTGTATGAATTCCAACAGTACAACTTCGATAGCGTCAGTGGCACCTTTAAAGAAAATGTCGCCACCGATATTGAGCGCTCAACGTTCAAAGTGAACGCCAGCTACCGCATTGCCAGTGGTTACCGTTTACAAGCAGGATACGACCGTAAAGATATCGAGCGCAGCTACAGCGAACGTGAAGAAACCAACGAAGATAGCTTATGGGCAAAACTGTCTATTCGCGCCATCGACAACTTTACCATCGACGTTAAAGCTGGTCACAGCAACCGTGGTGGCTCTGAGTATCAAGCAACAGAGTTAACTTCTAGCGAAGAAAACTCACTAATGCGCAAGTACTACTTAGCCGACAGAGAACGTAACGAAGTTGAGCTACGTGTTAGCCACACTCCGCTGGATTGGTTAAGCATCGACTTTACTGGTCGTTATGCCAAAGACGATTACGACGACACCGTGATTGGTTTAACTGAATCAGAAGACTACAGCTACGACATCAACGTCAACATGCAGCTAACTAAACAGTTCTCTGCTTATGGTTTTGCAGGTCAGCAGTGGATTAACTCTGCTCAAGCTGGCAGCCAAACATACAGCAGCCCTGACTGGTATGCCGATATTGAAGATGAGTTTATCAACCTTGGCGCAGGCGTAAGCTATGGCGGCTTAATGGAAGACAAACTGACCTTAGGTGCTGATTACCTATTTAGTAATTCAAGCAGTGACACTTATGTCACCGCAGATGGTACGAGTCCGTACGGCGATTACTACTCATATAACCATAGCGCTAGCCTATACGCTAACTATGCCTTGAGTGATGACATGGCATTGAAGCTCACTTACCGCTACGAACGCTATTACGACACCGATGACGCTCAAATGACCCCTGACCAAGTGCCAGGCATGGTTACCCTGGGCGAGCTTAATCACAATTATAACGCCCATCAAATCATGCTGAATTTCAGCTATGTGCTGTAGTCGTTTAACAAACGCGCTGAATTTATTTTAGTAAGAGGAAATAATAATGGAACGCAGAAGTTTCTTAAAAATGAGTGCTGCATTGGGTTGTGCTGCTACAGTCACTGGTTGTAACACCAGTTCAAAAGATGCTGAGCCAGTAGAGCCACAACCACCAGTTGATGAAACACTAACGTGGTCTGCCTGTTTAGTTAACTGTGGCTCAAACTGCCCTGTTAAAGTTTACAGCCGCGACGGGATGATTACCCGCGTTGAGACTGACCACGAAGTAGAAGATGTTTACGGTATGCACCAAGTACGAGCTTGTGCTCGTGGCCGTTCATTACGTCAACGCACTTACGCGTTAGACCGTCTAAAATCACCTATGAAGCGTGTTGGTGAACGTGGTGAAGGTAAATTCGTACCAATCACTTGGGAAGAAGCCGCAAGCACTATCGGTGGTAAACTGACTTCAGTTATCGCTGAGCACGGCAACAAAGCTATTTTCAGAAGTTACGGTTCTGGTGCTTACTACGGTTTCGCATCAAATGGCTGTTTTAACCGTTTATTCAACTTAGTTGGCGGTTGTTTACAATACTTCGGTAACTACTCTTGGGCACAACAAACTGAAGCTGCTAAGCACACTTTTGGTACAGGCAGTACTTCTGGTTCAGCAACAGTAACCTTAGAAAGCAGTGACTTTTTATTAGGTTTTGCTTACAACCCAAGCGAAATTCGTCAGTCAGGTTCTGGCGAAGGTTACGATTACTTACAGGCTCTGCAACGCGCTAACGGCCTTAAAGTGACCATGATTGACCCTCGTTACACTGACTCTATGACAGGTAAAGAATCATCTTGGTTACCAATCCGTCCAGGTACTGATGCTGCATTAGCCGAAGCTATTGCATATTTGATGATCAGCTCAGGTTGGGTTGATGCGAACTCTATCGGTTTTATTAATCAACACAGTGTTGGTTATGACGCTGCTTCTATTGAAGCACAAATTGCTGAGTTTGAAGCAAGCGGCGATGCCAAGAAAATCGAATATGCTGCGGCAATGAACCCTGAGGAAAACTACTTTGACTACATCATGGGTCAAGGTAAATTCTCAGACCGTGAAGCACGCACTCCAGAGTGGGCAGCAAAGATCACTGGTATTTCAGAATCTAACATCCAAAAAGTCGCTGACGACTTAATGGCATCTGAAAAGCCTTATATCATCGCTGGTGCAGGTGTTAACCGCCAAGCAAACGGTGAACAAACAGTTCGTGCTATTTACATGCTAGGTGTATTAGCAGGTAAGTTAGGTCGTGAAGGTTCATCTAACGGTGAACTACCAAACATGACTAACATGTACCGTGCTTCAATCCCTACAGGGACTAACCCAGTAAAAGAAAAAATCTCTTTCTTCACTTGGTCTGAAGCTATTCACAACGGCGAAACCATGACAGCTCGTACCCATGGTATTACCGGTACTGATGATTTAGACACGCCACTAGGCACTAACATCAAAGTGATCATCTCAGCATCTGACAGTTCACTACTAAACCAACACGCAGACATTAACGGCACAGCTGAAATCTTAAAAGATGAAAGCGGTGTTGAGCTAATCGTATCGTGTGATTGTTGGATGACTCCAGGCGCTAAATTTGCCGACATCATCATTCCAGATACGTCATGGTTAGAGTCTAACGACTTAGTGGATGACTCATACGCTTCAGGCGCTATGGGTTACATCACTGCAATGAAAGCAGCAGTAGACCCAATTTGGGACTGTAAGTCTATGTACCAAGTATCAGCAATG
This window of the Shewanella goraebulensis genome carries:
- a CDS encoding helix-turn-helix transcriptional regulator; its protein translation is MIKYKCRPAIHTKLVCEYCNSIDFHLPVEFAHFKYFDDTEWVGINIITKLLNYIENNIEDPYFFLNLAKYFVKRVTEFTKIDLSDDVDIAQKLIDFTVFYSQVSDLNWANLDTGDYIGLVAKRNPIERASKYDDLFVYLSVMQILNFHKEVNCNIIIELPFERGFYGYNVAILENVKFNCQNLSIFAQKTPGKQYDIRPLCIETITSLDRIHAAAKSMIPAELSVDTLAVALGMSTRSLQREVKSMGLCVKDIIKEVKANRLKLVLKKNQDNIKVTAYECGFKSLAIFSRHFSNNIGCCPSEYVSRINDK
- a CDS encoding Tex family protein, producing the protein MLSIAQIIAQELNVREQQVSDTIALLDDGSTVPFVARYRKEATGGLDDAQLRTLDSRLGYLRELAERRQVILSSIDTQGKLTPELQQAINSADSKTRLEDLYLPYKPKRRTKGQIAIEAGLLALADFLLVNRQANLDAKASEFINVEAGFADSKAVLDGARFILMERFAENADLLQKVRKHLSQQAVLESRMVKGKEKEGAKFRDYFEHTEAITKVPSHRALAMLRGRNEGVLSLSMNADPKAEVAQSSYCVVIIADHFNLKLTDSDVDQWLKTVVTATWRIKIALQMETEFISQMRERAEAEAINVFARNLGDLLMAAPAGAKATMGLDPGLRTGVKVAIVDNTGKFVTHTTIFPHAPQNVWDKSIRTLSNLVKMHKVELIAIGNGTASRETDKLAAEVISFMKETHPSLTKIMVSEAGASVYSASELASEEFPNLDVSIRGAVSIARRLQDPLAELVKIEPKSIGVGQYQHDVSQSQLSSSLEAVVEDCVNGVGVDLNMASAPLLAQVAGLNKTLAKNVVSYRDENGQFESRKQLLKVARLGPKAYEQAAGFLRIHQAKNPLDGSSVHPEAYKLVESIANAKQQTVEQLMGNSDLLTQLNAAEFVTEEFGLPTITDILAELDKPGRDPRGEFKTASFKEGVEELKDLKLEMILEGVVTNVTNFGAFVDVGVHQDGLVHISSLTDKFVSDPHTIVKAGDVVKVKVMEVDVERRRIALSMRLDEPLQAKASSNKPVSSNKGQPNKPAGNKPVAKSGQRKQNKAPANAAMGDAFANAFAKLKK
- a CDS encoding DMSO/selenate family reductase complex A subunit, which produces MERRSFLKMSAALGCAATVTGCNTSSKDAEPVEPQPPVDETLTWSACLVNCGSNCPVKVYSRDGMITRVETDHEVEDVYGMHQVRACARGRSLRQRTYALDRLKSPMKRVGERGEGKFVPITWEEAASTIGGKLTSVIAEHGNKAIFRSYGSGAYYGFASNGCFNRLFNLVGGCLQYFGNYSWAQQTEAAKHTFGTGSTSGSATVTLESSDFLLGFAYNPSEIRQSGSGEGYDYLQALQRANGLKVTMIDPRYTDSMTGKESSWLPIRPGTDAALAEAIAYLMISSGWVDANSIGFINQHSVGYDAASIEAQIAEFEASGDAKKIEYAAAMNPEENYFDYIMGQGKFSDREARTPEWAAKITGISESNIQKVADDLMASEKPYIIAGAGVNRQANGEQTVRAIYMLGVLAGKLGREGSSNGELPNMTNMYRASIPTGTNPVKEKISFFTWSEAIHNGETMTARTHGITGTDDLDTPLGTNIKVIISASDSSLLNQHADINGTAEILKDESGVELIVSCDCWMTPGAKFADIIIPDTSWLESNDLVDDSYASGAMGYITAMKAAVDPIWDCKSMYQVSAMIAEAMGVGAAFTEGKTEDEWLEELYQQTRDNSKNLGVSPAFPATYKEAQEIGFFRKNMENRNIALQGFVNSGDALATPSGKIEIHSAELAWRAANWEQNKVKGDTITAIPQYTVTWDGYEDEDTKEDYPLQLAGYHTKGRTHSSYHNVPWLREAVEDAVWINAIDAQQYGVASGDTVEMYNDRGSIEVVVRITPRVVPGVVALGQGAWFLADPDGRTGSTGKVVDIGGAINSLTKYMPSPVAKGNPQHTNRVQIRKVL
- a CDS encoding DmsE family decaheme c-type cytochrome, whose amino-acid sequence is MMNWCRNLIASISVILCLCSFNAAAAPWDDMTGEELSQKLVEKFAEGKYSPKGADSCLMCHQRTEGVADIFKGAHGDLTSKDSPMAGLQCEACHGPQGSHNRGGKEPMIQFGKDSKLDAPTQNTVCQGCHNDPEQMAWHSSTHNLEEIACADCHVVHAAKDPALDKLTVNDTCTSCHTREKADMNKRSAHPMKWDQMTCIDCHSPHGSMSESALNKPTINDTCYSCHAEKRGPMLWEHAPVTENCVTCHNPHGSVNEGMLNNRAPQLCQQCHADDGHASRVVLQPGMDAFGGAKSCLNCHSQIHGSNHPAGSLLQR
- a CDS encoding MtrB/PioB family decaheme-associated outer membrane protein: MNFKLNLITASLLLASAPAMAANFAVGNANTENLNQEKYECKRCTSSMGYSGSVDISAGYIDSDDVHAANAFGTDQDGFVTALSGDIEYQDENGYQARAQAHQLGFENSSASISVGQKGLFNVDADYSLITTYQSGDAQSNLYYDNGMMTSGETYVFELSQQREKVGIGADFKQDFYQGYVRFDSEDKTGYKSSSLVSPSPTNFGQRVDSTTDSFTAGAALTGDNWLTELSYFGSQYKNNTENLSLPTYYDVYSATPDNEAHQVSLSGQYQLDRTVMSGRFILGRMIQDDDLIQVAGNPIQNWDGEVDTTDANFRITSMLSNRLRVGGSYDYSNRENNSSVYEFQQYNFDSVSGTFKENVATDIERSTFKVNASYRIASGYRLQAGYDRKDIERSYSEREETNEDSLWAKLSIRAIDNFTIDVKAGHSNRGGSEYQATELTSSEENSLMRKYYLADRERNEVELRVSHTPLDWLSIDFTGRYAKDDYDDTVIGLTESEDYSYDINVNMQLTKQFSAYGFAGQQWINSAQAGSQTYSSPDWYADIEDEFINLGAGVSYGGLMEDKLTLGADYLFSNSSSDTYVTADGTSPYGDYYSYNHSASLYANYALSDDMALKLTYRYERYYDTDDAQMTPDQVPGMVTLGELNHNYNAHQIMLNFSYVL